A stretch of Rhododendron vialii isolate Sample 1 chromosome 4a, ASM3025357v1 DNA encodes these proteins:
- the LOC131321833 gene encoding putative cyclin-B3-1: MVAVKGKSSTFLSRVENYGMDKSVGAKSFKIYTENCRVKVRHCDSTNAQCNGTSSESLTAPGRKSCSSIKGIAQTNASDSMGPKTFEKSKSNHDISNEGNIGRKVLADVSNLQSNFPRTEVHGGPKLLVSTNLGARNPSASSILHIMGKARENQRQAVAGYPTLKRGTKDVKLHVDDPRSKGQVLGSINTDGRKTTRNPLPPTRNSLPASKWVKQADKSDKKKETDEKMGKGGGFHGFSVKPKVGRKVIPQVSNARSHLWRNRVSDGFVQMASKSQAKVDTQVFSRKPVKPNLTTTQTVPSTKLTMQSKCTSGRKESNSLAAMSFRREDEVVSSLSKNTELIAPRGQPAQTDVSSDCNSIVGTDVSDSNARKKSNRRKSFTLLLMARSKLIEEHMGLMKQESLPSIYDDGNHLEVAEYIDEIYQYYWISEAQNPSLGNYMAIQTEVTPHMRGILINWLIEVHLKYDLMQETLYLTITLLDRYLSLVPIKKNEMQLVGLTALLLASKYEDFWHPRVLDLISISAESYTRDQMLGMEKDILKKLKFRLNAPTLYVFMLKFLRAAQSDTKLEHLAFYLIELCLVKYEALKFKSSLLCASAIYVAQCTLQKTPAWTPLLSNHARYDESQMRDCAEMILEFHKAAKTAMLKVTVEKYARLDYGVVANIKPLSRLPPLT; encoded by the exons AAGGAAATCTTGTTCGTCCATCAAAGGGATTGCTCAGACCAATGCAAGTGATTCAATG GGACCCAAGACTTTCGAGAAGAGTAAATCCAATCATGATATTTCTA ATGAAGGAAACATTGGAAGAAAAGTTTTGGCGGATGTGAGCAATCTCCAGAGCAACTTTCCGAGGACTGAAGTTCATGGTGGCCCCAAATTACT GGTATCAACGAATTTAGGCGCTAGGAATCCAAGTGCCTCATCAATTCTCCATATCATG GGAAAAGCGAGGGAAAACCAAAGACAAGCTGTTGCTGGTTATCCTACTCTGAAAAGAG GGACTAAGGATGTAAAACTCCATGTTGATGACCCGAGGAGTAAGGGTCAGGTTCTTGGATCTATTAATACTGATGGCCG GAAAACTACAAGGAATCCTTTGCCACCTACAAG GAATTCTTTACCGGCATCAAAATGGGTTAAGCAGGCTGATAAAAGTGATAAAAAGAAG GAAACTGATGAAAAGATGGGAAAGGGTGGTGGATTTCATGGTTTTTCTG TTAAGCCAAAAGTTGGGAGGAAAGTGATACCCCAAGTTAGCAATGCCAGAAGTCATCTTTGGAGGAATCGAGTTAGCGACGGCTTCGTTCAAAT GGCTTCAAAAAGTCAAGCTAAGGTGGACACCCAAGTTTTTTCAAGAAAACCTGTCAAG CCAAATCTGACAACCACGCAGACAGTTCCCAGTACTAAACTGACTATGCAATCCAAGTGCACATCTGGTCGTAAAGAATCAAATTCGCTTGCTGCAATGTCGTTCAGAAGAGAAGATGAAGTAGTGTCATCTTTATCCAAAAATACTGAATTAATTGCTCCACGTGGTCAACCTGCTCAGACAGATGTTTCATCTGATTGCAACAGCATCGTAGGCACAGATGTGTCAGACAGCAATGCCAGGAAGAAATCTAACCGCCGGAAATCTTTCACGTTGTTATTGATGGCAAGATCAAAG ctAATAGAAGAACATATGGGGTTAATGAAACAAGAAAGTTTGCCGAGCATTTATGATGATGGAAATCATCTTGAAGTTGCTGAATACATTGATGAGATCTATCAGTATTATTGGATTTCGGAG GCTCAAAATCCATCTCTGGGAAACTACATGGCGATTCAGACAGAGGTTACACCTCATATGCGAGGCATATTGATCAACTGGCTAATTGAG GTCCACTTAAAATATGATTTGATGCAAGAAACACTATACCTCACGATCACACTGTTGGACCGATATCTATCCTTGGTtccaataaagaaaaatgaaatgcaGTTGGTTGGTCTTACTGCACTCTTGCTGGCATCAAAATATGAGGACTTCTGGCATCCAAGG GTTTTAGACTTGATTAGCATCTCAGCGGAGTCATATACAAGAGACCAAATGCTTGGAATG GAGAAAGATATTCTAAAGAAGTTGAAATTCCGGCTGAATGCTCCTACTCTTTATGTGTTCATGCTGAAGTTTCTTAGGGCTGCTCAATCTGACACCAAG CTGGAACATCTAGCATTCTACCTCATTGAGCTATGCCTGGTCAAATATGAAGCTTTGAAGTTCAAGTCCTCATTGCTATGTGCATCAGCTATCTATGTTGCACAATGCACATTACAAAAGACTCCGGCTTGGACCCCACTGCTAAGCAATCATGCACGCTATGACGAATCCCAAATGAG GGACTGTGCAGAGATGATCTTAGAGTTCCACAAAGCTGCTAAAACAGCAATGTTGAAAGTCACTGTCGAGAAATATGCAAGGCTTGATTACGGTGTAGTTGCTAACATTAAACCTTTGAGTAGGCTTCCTCCTCTGACTTGA